A genomic stretch from Sebastes fasciatus isolate fSebFas1 chromosome 23, fSebFas1.pri, whole genome shotgun sequence includes:
- the nopchap1 gene encoding NOP protein chaperone 1, which yields MELNMKKTSSQDLLSCGNGEGLSEKLLLKPKAGRSLQTERVPRSSVLERLQSFLPQMAEANEKLKQQMDEAPVGHFDIESVEEAERVIEMDVALVELSGSDSNSEDEETRDSEEEEESDSAEETEITEQKLVLPGDKGKKKKANIQVLHQQGE from the exons ATGGAGTTAAACATGAAGAAAACGAGTTCTCAGGATCTGCTGTCCTGTGGCAACGGAGAAG GTCTCAGTGAGAAGCTTCTCCTCAAGCCGAAGGCTGGCAGATCGCTGCAGACGGAGAGAGTCCCGAGAAGCAGCG TGTTGGAGCGGCTGCAGAGCTTCCTGCCTCAGATGGCCGAGGCCAACGAGAAGCTGAAGCAGCAGATGGACGAAGCTCCTGTCGGACACTTCGACATAGAGAGCGTGGAGGAAGCAGAGAGAGTCATAGAGATG GACGTAGCGCTGGTGGAGCTCAGCGGGTCGGACAGCAACTCCGAAGACGAAGAGACTCGTgactctgaggaggaggaggagtcggACTCTGCCGAGGAGACGGAGATCACGGAGCAGAAGCTCGTATTACCTGGAGACAAAGGCAAGAAGAAGAAAGCCAACATCCAGGTTCTCCATCAACAGGGAGAGTAG
- the LOC141762356 gene encoding uncharacterized protein LOC141762356: protein MNEPDDVRLVGGDSRCAGTLELKHQGDWRPVRGRYSDWTLKEAAAACRDLDCGSAVSVEERKESSVRSVWRIRPDCVQSGSALRECAASGSSNSIMNLTCSDLLLQPNISGSSSVDRVSEAQQQGFHVLRGSTFTISCSVQPQYPGGSFHLTFTSSTSALNYTQPAVNHSAHFLFPAAEPAHQGSYRCVYHVYVFSHDFFSESRLISLTVAGKLTVYMQVWKMWK, encoded by the exons atgaatg agcctgatgatgtcaggttggtgggaggagacagtcgctgtgcaggaacactggagctgaaacatcagggagactggagaccagtgaGGGGCCGTTACTCTGACTGGACCCTGAAGGAAGCAGCAGCTGCCTGCAGAGActtggactgtggctctgctgtttctgtagaagagagaaaggagtcctcagtcagatctgtgtggaggatcaggcctgactgtgttcagtctggatctgctctgagggagtgtgcaGCATCAGGTTCCTCTAACTCCATCATgaatctcacctgctcag acctgctgcttcagcccAACATCTCTGGGTCCTCCTCCGTGGACCGGGTCTCCGAGGCCCAGCAGCAGGGGTTTCACGTGCTCAGGGGCTCCACCTTCACCATCAGCTGCTCCGTCCAGCCACAGTACCCAGGAGGCTCCTTCCATCtcaccttcacctcctccacctcagcACTCAACTACAcccagccagctgtcaatcactccgcccacttcctgtttcctgctgcaGAGCCCGCCCACCAAGGAAGCTACAGATGTGTTTATCACGTCTATGTTTTTTCTCACGACTTCTTCTCTGAGAGCCGTCTGATCTCTCTCACCGTCGCAGGTAAGctgactgtttacatgcaggTTTGGAAAATGTGGAAATGA